From a region of the Candidatus Thermoplasmatota archaeon genome:
- a CDS encoding OsmC family protein produces the protein MEAIKGDSANAKITPKVTGKWIFEEGQPQFRSEMEVEGGTFTVDADMPTPLGGWGSAPGPLHYCLYGLASCYAFTFAALAAMEGVALRKLEVETEGHIDVSKVFGLSDDPIVEEVRWRVVVDSDADDQTTERLKKLAQERCPAVYCLMNPIKLTIDVRRG, from the coding sequence ATGGAAGCGATCAAAGGGGACTCCGCGAATGCAAAGATAACCCCCAAGGTCACGGGAAAGTGGATATTCGAAGAAGGGCAGCCTCAGTTTCGCTCTGAAATGGAGGTCGAGGGGGGAACCTTCACTGTAGATGCCGACATGCCCACCCCACTGGGAGGATGGGGAAGCGCACCCGGTCCGCTGCACTACTGTCTGTACGGCCTAGCATCTTGCTATGCGTTCACCTTTGCGGCTCTTGCCGCGATGGAGGGAGTTGCCCTCAGGAAGCTTGAGGTTGAAACTGAGGGCCACATCGACGTATCGAAGGTCTTTGGACTGTCGGATGACCCCATCGTTGAAGAAGTCAGGTGGAGAGTCGTTGTCGACTCTGACGCCGACGATCAGACGACAGAGAGACTGAAGAAACTCGCCCAGGAGAGGTGTCCGGCGGTCTACTGCCTGATGAACCCGATCAAACTCACGATCGACGTTCGAAGAGGGTAA
- a CDS encoding TATA-box-binding protein codes for MGGDPKKAEVQNIVASTRLADKLDLDAVVPILEGAQYDTERFPGLVYRMKKPKTALLLFRTGKVVCTGGKSLDDVRESVEIVAGKLHEAGMPVERHPEITVQNIVAVCDLGSDLNLNNIAISLDLNMEYEPEQFPGLVLRLDDPKIVCLLFGSGKMVLTGAKNTEDLHRATESVREILSRSGLL; via the coding sequence GTGGGAGGAGACCCGAAGAAGGCGGAAGTGCAGAACATAGTCGCATCAACGCGGCTTGCCGATAAGCTTGACCTGGACGCTGTCGTGCCGATACTGGAAGGCGCACAGTACGATACCGAGAGGTTCCCAGGATTGGTCTATCGCATGAAGAAGCCGAAGACCGCCCTTCTCCTGTTCAGAACCGGGAAGGTCGTGTGCACAGGAGGGAAGAGCCTCGATGATGTTCGAGAGTCCGTGGAGATCGTTGCGGGCAAACTGCACGAGGCTGGAATGCCCGTTGAGCGGCATCCGGAGATAACTGTTCAGAACATCGTGGCCGTGTGCGATCTTGGCAGCGATCTGAACCTCAACAACATCGCCATCTCGCTTGACCTGAACATGGAGTACGAGCCCGAGCAGTTCCCCGGGCTGGTTCTCAGGCTGGATGATCCCAAGATAGTCTGTCTGCTCTTCGGCTCGGGCAAGATGGTCCTCACGGGCGCGAAGAACACGGAGGACCTGCACCGGGCGACCGAATCGGTCAGGGAGATCCTCAGCAGGAGTGGGCTCCTGTAG